A single region of the Ziziphus jujuba cultivar Dongzao chromosome 10, ASM3175591v1 genome encodes:
- the LOC107412300 gene encoding 1-aminocyclopropane-1-carboxylate oxidase homolog 1, with translation MDQNLQPVSENGKENERAKALKAFDDTKAGVKGLVDAGLVTVPQIFVIPPEDISSEMLGSGFPSFKVPIIDLKGMQSTDTLQHHQIAKEVINAGETWGFFQIVNHGIPQEIMDQMIEGIKRFNEQPNEVKMEFYSRDKMKKVRFNSNFDLYKARSANWRDTLSSTMAPNPPPSEEYPAACRYTMLQYSEHIKKLGQVLFQLISMGLGLPSHFLEDMECNKGHTFFCHYYPPCPEPERSIGHGKHSDADFLTVLLQDHIGGLQALHQNHWVDIPPLRGALLVNIGDFLQLISNDKLKSVQHRVIAKCIGPRISVACFFSTHLQESNKFVGPIKELLTDENPPLYKETLVKDYIDSLIAAGLAEFSALEPLRL, from the exons atggaCCAGAATCTTCAACCAGTATCAgaaaatggaaaggaaaatgaGAGAGCAAAAGCGCTCAAGGCCTTCGATGATACAAAAGCTGGTGTAAAAGGACTTGTTGATGCTGGACTAGTAACAGTCCCTCAGATCTTTGTCATACCACCAGAAGATATATCTTCTGAGATGTTAGGCTCTGGCTTCCCCTCCTTCAAGGTTCCCATTATAGACCTCAAAGGCATGCAAAGTACTGATACTCTGCAGCATCACCAAATTGCCAAGGAAGTAATAAATGCAGGTGAGACATGGGGTTTCTTCCAGATCGTGAACCATGGAATACCGCAAGAAATAATGGACCAGATGATTGAAGGCATCAAGAGGTTCAATGAGCAACCAAATGAAGTGAAGATGGAGTTCTATTCGCGTGATAAGATGAAAAAGGTGCGGTTCAATAGCAACTTTGATCTTTATAAGGCAAGATCTGCAAATTGGAGGGACACTTTGTCCTCTACCATGGCTCCCAATCCACCACCCTCTGAAGAATATCCAGCAGCATGCAG GTATACAATGTTGCAGTACTCTGAGCATATTAAGAAGTTGGGACAAGTTCTATTTCAGTTGATATCAATGGGACTTGGACTTCCTTCTCATTTCCTGGAAGATATGGAATGTAATAAAGGACATACTTTTTTCTGCCACTACTATCCACCATGCCCTGAACCAGAGAGGAGTATAGGACATGGCAAGCACAGTGATGCAGACTTTCTTACAGTACTTCTACAAGATCACATTGGTGGTCTTCAAGCTCTCCACCAAAATCATTGGGTTGATATCCCTCCATTGAGAGGAGCTCTATTGGTTAATATTGGAGACTTCTTACAG CTCATCTCCAATGACAAGCTTAAAAGCGTTCAGCATAGAGTGATTGCTAAATGCATAGGCCCAAGAATCTCAGTTGCATGCTTCTTCTCAACACATTTACAGGAATCAAATAAGTTCGTTGGTCCTATAAAAGAGTTGCTGACAGATGAAAATCCACCTTTGTACAAGGAAACCTTGGTAAAGGACTACATTGACTCATTGATCGCGGCAGGACTAGCTGAATTCTCCGCACTCGAACCATTAAGGTTGTGA
- the LOC107412301 gene encoding rubisco accumulation factor 1.1, chloroplastic translates to MLSLTANSVKPSSSFISNNNNNNNNNKPFSSSSFLNAHRPLLISHSKPLPSPKPISATLNPSPTPSSSPQHQQQNLYQPFRPPPSPLPSQFRNLDTASRIEVLANRLGLWFDYAPLIPTLIQEGFSPPFIEEATGISGVEQNCLVVAAKVRDSLVQSKIDPEIVSAFDLGGAELLYEIRLLNGQQRFAAARYIAENRLDAKGAQDLARAMKDFPRRRGDRGWKSFDYALPGDCLSFMFCRQSREHKNPSEQRTAALEQALEVAESEKAKSRVLRELERGGEAKDGVEGNVEEGVRVPVVRMMIGEVAEASSVVVLPVCRAEEREKEVLEAPWECRNEGEFGVVLAEKGWTRWVVLPGWEPVVGLEKGGVVVSFVDARALPWRTNRWYKEEPILVVADRSKKEVEADGSFYLVAVDDGLKVVRGSALKEKDVKESLGTVVLVIRPPKEDIDDQLSDEDWE, encoded by the coding sequence ATGCTTTCTCTCACAGCAAACTCTGTGAAACCCTCCTCTTCTTTCAtctccaacaacaacaacaacaacaacaacaacaagccCTTCTCATCTTCTTCCTTCCTGAACGCCCACCGTCCTCTCCTTATATCCCATTCCAAACCTCTCCCAAGCCCAAAACCCATCTCTGCAACTCTCAATCCTTCCCCAACTCCTTCCTCAAGCCCACAACATCAACAGCAGAACCTCTACCAGCCCTTCAGACCACCTCCATCTCCACTCCCTTCCCAGTTCCGCAACCTCGATACGGCAAGTCGTATCGAGGTCCTTGCTAATCGTCTCGGCCTCTGGTTCGATTACGCCCCTCTCATCCCAACCCTCATACAGGAAGGCTTTTCCCCTCCTTTCATTGAAGAAGCCACCGGCATTTCGGGGGTCGAGCAGAACTGCCTCGTCGTCGCCGCCAAAGTTCGCGATTCCTTAGTCCAATCCAAGATCGACCCAGAAATTGTCTCGGCGTTTGACTTGGGCGGTGCCGAGTTGCTGTACGAAATTCGGTTGCTGAATGGCCAGCAGCGCTTCGCTGCGGCTCGGTACATTGCTGAGAATCGGCTCGATGCGAAGGGAGCTCAGGACCTTGCTCGAGCGATGAAGGATTTCCCTCGTAGACGTGGGGATAGAGGTTGGAAGAGCTTTGATTATGCACTTCCAGGTGATTGTCTCTCTTTCATGTTTTGTAGGCAGAGTAGAGAGCACAAAAACCCTTCGGAACAGAGGACTGCGGCTTTAGAGCAGGCTCTGGAAGTCGCTGAGAGTGAGAAGGCAAAGAGTAGAGTTTTACGGGAACTGGAGAGAGGGGGTGAGGCTAAAGATGGAGTGGAAGGGAATGTCGAGGAAGGGGTTCGGGTTCCGGTAGTGAGGATGATGATTGGTGAGGTGGCTGAGGCGAGCTCAGTCGTGGTTCTACCTGTTTGTAGAGCagaggaaagagagaaagaggtttTGGAAGCTCCATGGGAGTGTAGGAATGAAGGGGAATTCGGTGTGGTGTTGGCAGAGAAAGGATGGACGAGGTGGGTTGTCTTGCCCGGGTGGGAACCGGTGGTGGGATTAGAAAAAGGAGGAGTGGTGGTATCATTTGTTGATGCCAGGGCATTGCCATGGAGAACAAATAGGTGGTACAAGGAGGAGCCTATATTGGTGGTGGCTGATAGGAGTAAAAAGGAGGTGGAAGCGGATGGTAGTTTTTATTTGGTTGCTGTTGATGATGGATTAAAGGTTGTAAGGGGATCGGCATTGAAGGAAAAGGATGTGAAGGAGAGTTTAGGGACTGTGGTTTTGGTGATTAGGCCACCAAAAGAAGACATAGACGATCAGTTGAGTGATGAAGATTGGGAGTGA